A window of the Mauremys reevesii isolate NIE-2019 linkage group 26, ASM1616193v1, whole genome shotgun sequence genome harbors these coding sequences:
- the TICAM1 gene encoding TIR domain-containing adapter molecule 1, which yields MAEAGEVQPGFEGVFSILSRIPEERLVILKHKLKHMRPCTSSCKLLQAMVLLTLGREAEARICLDALGDDEGALCIWRSKWGTAGSENPLTPQQEAGALLALARIYSLLVEENLCTHLARDNVYKAAIVAFRASEDPRRDRLSSILAEAQEKCAIDFSPTETGNEFKTLRSDPGHFLTASPAPVVRSPAVQIGSRSVLSGPQTLRSSGSPASFISHFEISQSPTMEFHSCSAHHNHVLQPSKLCGGAANCTVQPGRGRVSHGPQDAGRVSSSSAPPLQSGVRTHPSENPQAGSFVPPSLPVPETPLPHLSAVHCPVECTDPPTMVTAELQQPGERVVQKPEQESPTELPSLCTAGPAAGSIRVPVEDSCVLTEKADTASFSSSGGPPPPQAAATPTPELDCGEKRFFSFVVLHASEDVAIACRVKEMLESMGVPDGATFCEEFLIPGQCQLTCFQDAIDNSAFTLLLLTQNFQSRFCMHQMNTALMDSLQRRPKYNSVIPFVPKENPSKKCPIPTILVGVVPLDENSPVFSRMVKNTFRLRRISELKAMWSQLQHIREQHRKQQQYQEHLQMLQQNLVGLNLGSQPGYLSQMPLPGMLPYPAGIQQLLQQLLQLQASSLPTFAPPATYQPHPASQFVPTQSAPSPSQHFILPPSHPNMMQGSGGPQPLIIQNAQMVQIGDHNQMQVERSRLVAESSDEESSESH from the coding sequence ATGGCAGAGGCTGGCGAGGTCCAGCCAGGCTTTGAGGGGGTCTTCAGCATTTTATCTAGGATCCCAGAAGAGAGACTCGTTATCCTCAAACATAAGCTGAAGCACATgagaccctgcacaagcagctGTAAGCTGTTGCAAGCCATGGTCCTGCTGACTTTGGGACGAGAGGCAGAGGCAAGGATATGCCTGGATGCTTTGGGTGATGATGAAGGAGCCCTCTGCATCTGGAGGAGTAAATGGGGTACTGCAGGCAGCGAGAACCCACTGACTCCCCAGCAGGAGGCAGGTGCCCTCCTGGCCCTGGCACGGATCTACTCGCTGCTGGTAGAGGAAAATCTCTGCACTCACCTGGCCAGGGACAATGTCTACAAGGCTGCCATTGTGGCCTTCAGAGCCAGCGAGGATCCTCGGAGAGACAGACTGAGCAGCATCTTGGCCGAGGCTCAGGAAAAGTGCGCGATCGACTTCAGCCCCACAGAGACGGGTAATGAATTTAAGACACTGAGGTCTGACCCTGGGCATTTCCTGACAGCCAGCCCGGCGCCAGTGGTGAGGAGCCCCGCAGTGCAGATCGGGAGCAGATCAGTTCTCTCGGGGCCACAGACTTTGCGTTCCTCTGGCAGCCCGGCCTCCTTCATCAGCCACTTTGAGATCAGCCAGTCCCCCACGATGGAGTTTCACAGCTGCTCAGCTCACCATAACCACGTCCTGCAGCCCAGCAAGCTTTGTGGGGGTGCCGCGAACTGCACCGTGCAGCCTGGCAGAGGGAGAGTCAGCCACGGCCCACAGGACGCCGGCCGGGTCAGCAGCTCCTCTGCACCCCCTCTGCAAAGCGGAGTAAGAACACACCCATCGGAGAATCCCCAGGCCGGTAGCTTTGTTCCCCCATCTCTTCCAGTTCCCGAAACCCCACTTCCGCATCTGAGTGCTGTGCACTGTCCTGTGGAATGCACTGACCCTCCCACCATGGTGACAGCAGAACTGCAGCAACCAGGAGAGCGCGTGGTCCAAAAGCCAGAACAAGAGTCACCTACCGAGCTCCCTAGCTTGTGTACCGCAGGGCCAGCCGCTGGTTCCATCCGAGTGCCAGTGGAAGATTCCTGTGTCCTAACAGAGAAAGCAGACACGGCATCCTTCTCCTCTTCAGggggcccccctcctccccaggcagCAGCCACCCCCACACCAGAGCTGGACTGTGGTGAGAAAAGGTTCTTCAGTTTCGTTGTCCTGCACGCCAGCGAAGATGTGGCCATTGCCTGCCGGGTTAAGGAGATGCTGGAGAGCATGGGGGTGCCCGACGGTGCCACATTCTGCGAGGAGTTCCTCATCCCTGGGCAGTGCCAGCTGACTTGCTTCCAGGATGCCATAGACAACTCTGCCTTCACCCTCCTGCTGCTGACCCAGAACTTCCAGTCCCGCTTCTGCATGCACCAAATGAACACGGCCCTGATGGATTCCCTCCAGCGGCGGCCCAAGTACAACTCGGTCATCCCTTTCGTGCCCAAGGAGAACCCCTCGAAGAAGTGTCCGATCCCCACCATTCTGGTGGGGGTGGTGCCTCTGGATGAGAACTCCCCTGTGTTCTCCAGGATGGTGAAGAACACCTTCCGCCTCAGGAGAATCAGTGAGCTGAAGGCGATGTGGAGCCAGTTACAGCACATCCGGGAGCAGCACAGGAAACAGCAGCAATACCAGGAACACCTCCAGATGCTGCAACAGAACTTGGTGGGTTTGAACCTGGGGTCCCAGCCTGGCTACCTGTCCCAAATGCCTTTGCCAGGAATGTTGCCGTATCCTGCAGGAATTCAGCAACTTCTGCAGCAGCTTCTCCAACTCCAGGCATCTTCTCTTCCCACGTTTGCCCCCCCTGCCACCTACCAGCCTCACCCAGCTAGTCAGTTCGTGCCCACCCAGTcggctccctccccttcccagcactTCATCCTCCCACCAAGCCACCCAAACATGATGCAGGGGTCAGGAGGCCCCCAGCCCCTCATCATTCAGAATGCTCAAATGGTGCAGATTGGGGACCACAATCAGATGCAGGTGGAGAGGAGCAGGCTGGTGGCTGAGAGCTCCGATGAAGAGAGCAGCGAGAGTCACTGA
- the FEM1A gene encoding protein fem-1 homolog A has product MKTLRWRRGRGTEGCRCRLQRPGSPSLGSPSLSRAPAPGRAAGQAEQPPHGQGPGPLAVAMDLRSAVYNAARDGKLKLLQKLLGSRSREELEALTAGPGGGGTPLLIAARHGHREVVEFLLDHCGARVEEGGSVSFDGETIEGAPPLWAASAAGHLAVVRCLLERGASVNQTTLTNSTPLRAACFDGHLEIVRYLVGERGADLEVANRHGHTCLMISCYKGHREIACYLLEKGADVNRRSVKGNTALHDCAESGSLEILQLLLRSKARMERDGYGMTPLLAASVTGHTNIVEYLIQGGLQNEEGDEASGNEAGDCAARGWQQRGCATDQETHPCCPEEVQREGQKGCGATSQDEQQGPYERCSRGAAVEALELLGATFVDKKRDLLGALKYWRRAMELRHQGGQYLTKPEPRQLVLAYDYSREVSTLEELEALITDPDEMRMQALLIRERILGPSHPDTSYYIRYRGAVYADSGNFERCINLWKYALDMQQGNLEPLSPMTASSFLSFAELFSYVLQDRSKGTLATQLGFSDLMGVLSKGVREVERALLLHKDPVADSAQFTKALAIILHLVFLLEKVECTPEQEHQKRQTIYCLLKCSPRAKNGFTPLHMAVDKDTTTVGRYPVGKFPSLHVVNLLLECGADPDSRDYDNNTPLHIAAQNNCPLIMSALMEAGAHMDATNAFKQTAYELLDEKLLTKSMMQPFNYITLQCLAARALDKHKIPYKGFIPEELEAFIELH; this is encoded by the coding sequence ATGAAAACCCTAAGATGGCGGCGGGGGAGAGGCACTGAAGGTTGCCGCTGCCGCCTCCAGAGGCCGGGGTCTCCGTCGTTAGGTTCCCCGTCCCTCTCTCGCGCCCCCGCCCCGGGCCGCGCGGCGGGGCAGGCGGAGCAGCCGCCCCATGGCCAGGGGCCCGGGCCGCTCGCCGTGGCCATGGACCTGCGCTCGGCCGTCTACAACGCGGCCCGCGACGGGAAGCTGAAGCTGCTGCAGAAGCTGCTGGGCAGCCGGAGCCGGGAGGAGCTGGAGGCCCTGAcggccgggccgggcggcggggggaCCCCGCTGCTGATCGCCGCCCGCCACGGGCACCGGGAGGTGGTGGAGTTCCTGCTGGACCACTGCGGCGCCCGGGTGGAGGAGGGCGGCTCGGTCAGCTTCGACGGCGAGACCATCGAGGGGGCCCCGCCGCTGTGGGCCGCCTCGGCTGCCGGGCACCTGGCGGTGGTGCGCTGCCTGCTGGAGCGGGGGGCCTCGGTGAACCAGACCACGCTGACCAACTCCACCCCGCTGCGGGCCGCCTGCTTCGACGGGCACCTGGAGATCGTGCGCTACCTGGTGGGCGAGCGGGGGGCCGACCTGGAGGTGGCCAACCGGCACGGGCACACCTGCCTGATGATCTCCTGCTACAAGGGGCACCGAGAGATCGCCTGCTACCTGCTGGAGAAGGGGGCGGACGTCAACCGCCGCAGCGTGAAGGGCAACACCGCCCTGCACGACTGCGCCGAGTCCGGGAGCCTGGAgatcctgcagctgctgctccgctccaaagcccgcATGGAGAGGGACGGTTACGGCATGACCCCGCTGCTGGCCGCCAGCGTCACCGGGCACACCAACATCGTGGAGTACCTCATCCAAGGAGGGCTGCAAAACGAGGAGGGGGACGAGGCGTCGGGGAACGAGGCTGGGGACTGCGCTGCAAGGGGGTGGCAACAGAGGGGTTGCGCTACTGACCAGGAAACGCATCCGTGCTGCCCCGAGGAAGTGCAGCGTGAGGGCCAGAAGGGATGCGGTGCCACTAGCCAGGATGAACAGCAGGGCCCGTATGAGCGCTGCAGTCGAGGGGCAGCTGTAGAAGccctggagctgctgggagcCACCTTCGTGGATAAGAAGCGTGACCTGCTGGGGGCTCTCAAGTACTGGCGAAGGGCCATGGAGCTTCGGCACCAGGGGGGGCAGTACCTGACCAAGCCTGAGCCCCGGCAGCTGGTGCTGGCTTATGACTACTCCCGGGAGGTGAGCACCCTGGAGGAACTAGAAGCCCTGATCACTGACCCGGATGAGATGCGCATGCAGGCGCTTCTGATCCGAGAGCGCATCCTGGGCCCCTCTCATCCGGACACCTCCTATTACATCCGTTACCGGGGGGCGGTCTATGCCGACTCAGGCAACTTTGAACGCTGTATTAACCTGTGGAAGTATGCCCTGGACATGCAGCAAGGCAACCTGGAGCCCCTCAGCCCCATGACTGCCAGCAGCTTCCTTTCTTTTGCTGAGCTCTTCTCCTATGTGCTTCAGGACCGCTCCAAGGGCACGTTAGCTACCCAACTGGGCTTCTCCGACCTCATGGGTGTGCTGAGCAAAGGGGTCCGGGAGGTAGAGCGGGCGCTTCTGCTTCACAAGGACCCAGTGGCCGACTCTGCGCAGTTCACCAAGGCACTAGCCATAATCCTCCATCTGGTCTTCCTGCTGGAGAAGGTGGAATGCACCCCTGAGCAGGAGCACCAGAAGCGCCAGACCATCTACTGCCTGCTCAAGTGCAGTCCCAGGGCCAAGAACGGGTTCACACCCTTGCACATGGCTGTGGACAAGGACACCACCACAGTGGGGCGCTACCCAGTGGGCAAGTTCCCGTCGCTCCATGTTGTGAACCTGCTGCTGGAGTGTGGGGCTGACCCAGACAGCCGTGACTATGACAACAACACCCCGCTGCACATCGCTGCCCAGAACAACTGCCCACTGATCATGAGTGCCCTGATGGAGGCCGGGGCCCACATGGACGCCACCAATGCCTTCAAGCAGACAGCTTACGAGCTGCTGGATGAGAAGCTGCTTACCAAGAGTATGATGCAGCCCTTTAACTACATCACCCTCCAGTGCCTTGCTGCCCGTGCCCTGGACAAGCACAAGATCCCTTATAAGGGCTTCATCCCTGAGGAGCTGGAGGCCTTCATTGAACTTCATTAG